In one window of Tachypleus tridentatus isolate NWPU-2018 chromosome 2, ASM421037v1, whole genome shotgun sequence DNA:
- the LOC143243988 gene encoding uncharacterized protein LOC143243988, whose protein sequence is MRRSNVSQEVAALKSDLTFDFERANANDELWTVESNLCFNMLRINSNEEQQTIDLDSCLNITRSNTNQELLTVDSNSLLSISRSNANQVEECVVSVTPEKHHEQEKKSSFQITSVTAQKARLNLHNTYDFCELNLEMQNGTKRMDVDSGQSSEDTSSSSYSDSSSSCSTSTINSNMVQFPLSSNPSAPRSSKPLEFIPSGNIIDSKIPFSIPSNTATFSENAMKLQMDEQVLSLVTTCVTSSSNSSNIFMAPISHEKQDRFKIVKLVSNDPVKRGRWACTDFTDENIAHQGISKCEMSREDNCVRESTNIGLPNVLYSEHGVNTSDITSHYLINQTYPVISGEELTLSTQQHSLPLYRIIFPVSEASQSNLANSSQAIQTIEDVYSQAITFSNQAQAAIIPQSSSSLSQEPILAQTRKNISEILSKTLTEEKSVSHQSSINEVTDLSSTLQLCVPSTSDFQNINSQVLHSGFAAVSQTEVQSCASNHLTSRRGFDFTSKAPLLEGTLLTLEANTVSEDDNAESATSDLSSLAIDNKIEQAMDLVKSHLMLAVREEVEVLKEKITELMDKIFQLEYENGILKANASQETLRKITAVGLQPFSQTQLQQHLTTTELANNLQHPR, encoded by the exons ATGAGGAGGTCTAACGTTAGTCAAGAAGTAGCAGCTTTGAAATCTGACTTGACCTTTGATTTTGAGAGGGCAAATGCAAATGATGAACTTTGGACTGTAGAAtcaaatttatgttttaacatgCTTAGAATTAATAGTAATGAAGAACAACAGACAATAGATTTGGATTCATGCCTCAATATCACTAGGTCTAATACAAATCAAGAACTGTTGACTGTGGATTCAAATTCACTTCTTAGCATCAGCAGATCTAATGCTAATCAAGTAGAGGAATGTGTAGTGTCTGTAACCCCAGAGAAACATCATGAACAAGAGAAGAAGTCTTCTTTCCAAATAACAAGTGTTACAGCTCAAAAAGCCAGATTAAATCTGCATAATACATATGATTTTTGCGAGTTAAATTTGGAAATGCAAAATGGAACAAAAAGAATGGATGTGGATAGTGGTCAGTCTTCAGAGGACACAAGTAGCAGCAGCTATAGTGATAGCAGCAGCAGTTGTAGCACAAGTACCATTAACAGCAATATGGTACAATTCCCTCTTTCTTCTAATCCATCTGCACCAAGAAGTTCTAAACCTCTGGAGTTCATCCCTTCTGGGAATATTATTGATTCAAAAATACCTTTTTCCATTCCTTCAAACACTGCAACTTTTTCAGAAAATGCAATGAAACTACAAATGGATGAACAAGTATTATCATTGGTAACAACTTGTGTCACATCTAGTAGTAACAGCAGTAACATCTTTATGGCACCCATATCTCATGAAAAACAAGATCGATTTAAGATTGTGAAACTTGTGAGTAATGATCCTGTTAAACGAGGCCGATGGGCATGCACTGACTTTACTGATGAGAATATAGCTCATCAAGGTATTTCCAAGTGTGAGATGTCTCGTGAAGACAATTGTGTGAGAGAATCCACTAATATTGGATTACCAAATGTACTTTATAGTGAACATGGTGTTAACACTTCAGATATCActtcacattatttaataaatcaaacataTCCAGTAATTTCTGGTGAAGAGTTAACACTAAGCACTCAGCAACACTCTCTTCCTTTATACAGAATTATTTTTCCAGTGAGTGAAGCATCACAAAGCAATTTGGCCAATTCAAGCCAGGCTATACAAACTATAGAAGATGTTTATTCTCAGGCCATTACTTTTTCAAACCAGGCCCAGGCAGCAATTATTCCACAATCATCCAGTTCTCTTTCCCAAGAGCCTATTCTTGCTCAAACTCGCAAGAATATTTCAGAGATTTTAAGTAAAACACTTACAGAAGAAAAATCTGTGAGTCATCAATCAAGCATTAATGAAGTTACAGATCTGTCATCAACACTTCAATTGTGTGTTCCAAGTACTTCAGATTTTCAGAATATTAACTCACAAGTTCTACACTCAGGATTTGCAGCTGTAAGTCAGACTGAAGTACAGTCATGTGCAAGTAATCATCTTACAAGCAGACGAGGTTTTGATTTCACTAGCAAGGCCCCTCTTCTGGAAGGAACACTGTTAACGCTTGAAGCAAATACAGTTTCCGAAGACGATAATGCAGAGAg tGCTACTTCAGATCTCAGTTCTTTAGCTATAGACAACAAAATTGAACAAGCCATG GACTTGGTTAAGAGTCACCTTATGCTTGCTGTCCGAGAAGAGGTGGAAgtcttgaaagaaaaaattacagaACTGATGGACAAAATCTTCCAACTTGAATATGAGAATGGAATTCTGAAAGCTAATGCCTCTCAAGAAACACTAAGAAAAATTACTGCAGTAGGTCTACAACCATTTTCTCAAACTCAGTTACAACAACACTTAACTACTACTGAATTAGCTAATAACTTACAGCATCCCAGGTAA